From the genome of Vulpes lagopus strain Blue_001 chromosome 2, ASM1834538v1, whole genome shotgun sequence, one region includes:
- the TSKS gene encoding testis-specific serine kinase substrate isoform X2, producing the protein MSHEPMHWCLNLKRSSACTNVSLLNLAAVEPTDSSGTDSITEDSGSLALPVPPASPTPPWASDDPDITEILSGVNSGLVRAKDSITSLKEKTTRVNQHVQTLQSECSVLSENLERRRQEAEELEGYCSQLKENCRKVTRSVEDAEIKTNVLKQNSALLEEKLRYLQQQLQDETPRRQEAELQELEQKLEAGLSRHGLGPTAQSPGCSGTPGSPDEPPRPRSMAPGGWGMGPRAGEGPIISEQEMQKVSAGLEDLRREVSSLTARWHQEEGAVQEALRLLGGLGGRLDGFLGQWERAQREQAQTARGLQELRGRADELCTMVERSAVSVASLRSDLEGLGPVKPILEELGRQLQSSRRGSDLSMNLDRPPQGSCVRCASQGQQLSTESLQQLLERALTPLVDEVKQKGLAPACPSCQRLHKKILELERQALAKHVRAEALSSTLRLAQDEALRAKNLLLTDKMKPEEKVAALDYLHLKMCSLHDQLSNLPLEGSTGTMGGGSGGGTPPKRGGPTPEQ; encoded by the exons ATGTCCCATGAGCCAATGCACTGGTGCCTGAACCTCAAACGGTCCTCGGCCTGCACCAATGTGTCACTGCTCAACCTGGCTGCTGTGGAGCCCACTGACTCCTCAGGGACAGACTCAATCACAGAAGACAGTGGCTCGCTTGCACTGCCGGtgccccctgcctctcccaccccaccctgggcttCAGATGACCCAGACATCACGGAAATACTG AGTGGGGTCAACAGTGGATTGGTCCGCGCCAAAGACTCCATCACCAGCTTGAAGGAAAAGACCACCAGGGTTAACCAGCATGTGCAGACGCTGCAG AGTGAgtgttctgtgctcagtgagaaTCTAGAAAGAAGGCGGCAAGAAGCAGAGGAACTGGAAGGGTACTGTAGTCAACTCAAG GAGAACTGCCGGAAGGTGACCCGGTCGGTGGAAGATGCTGAAATAAAAACCAACGTCCTGAAGCAGAACTCTGCCCTGCTGGAG GAGAAGCTGCGTTACCTCCAGCAGCAACTGCAGGATGAGACACCACGGAGGCAGGAGGCCGAGCTGCAGGAGCTGGAGCAGAAGCTGGAGGCTGGACTCTCTCGGCATGGCCTGGGCCCCACCGCCCAGTCCCCCGGCTGCTCTGGCACTCCAGGGAGTCCCGACGAACCCCCACGACCCCGCAGCATGGCCCCAGGTGGCTGGGGAATGGGGCCGCGAGCAGGGGAAGGCCCCATCATAAGCGAGCAGGAGATGCAGAAGGTCTCTGCGGGCCTTGAGGATCTGAG GAGGGAAGTGTCCTCGCTGACTGCCCGCTGGCATCAGGAGGAAGGGGCGGTGCAGGAGGCCCTGAGGCTGCTTGGGGGCCTGGGCGGCAGGCTCGACGGCTTCCTGGGCCAATGGGAGCGCGCGCAGCGCGAGCAGGCGCAGACGGCACGGGGCCTGCAGGAGCTGCGGGGACGCGCGGACGAGCTGTGCACCAT GGTGGAGCGATCAGCAGTGTCTGTGGCTTCACTGAGGAGCGACCTGGAGGGCCTGGGCCCAGTGAAACCTATTCTGGAGGAGCTAGGGCGGCAACTTCAGAGCTCTCGAAGAGGGTCTGACCTCTCCATGAACCTGGACCGGCCGCCCCAAGGCTCCTGTGTCCGCTGTGCCAG ccagGGGCAACAGCTGTCCACAGAGTCCCTGCAGCAGCTGCTGGAGCGAGCACTGACCCCACTAGTGGATGAAGTGAAGCAGAAGGGCCTGGCTCCCGCCTGCCCCAGCTGCCAGAGGCTACACAAGAAGATTCTG GAGCTGGAGCGCCAGGCCTTGGCCAAACACGTCAGGGCAGAGGCCCTGAGCTCCACCCTTCGGCTGGCCCAAGACGAAGCTTTGCGGGCCAAGAACCTGCTGCTGACGGACAAGATGAAGCCGGA ggagaaggtggccgcTCTGGACTATCTACACTTGAAGATGTGTTCCCTCCACGATCAACTCAGCAACCTGCCACTTGAGGGGTCTACAGGGACAATGGGGGGAGGAAGTGGAGGGGGAACTCCTCCAAAACGTGGGGGCCCAACCCCTGAACAATAA
- the TSKS gene encoding testis-specific serine kinase substrate isoform X1 has protein sequence MELATSKGKGWEAELEWEGRAPRPGVLTQENCRKVTRSVEDAEIKTNVLKQNSALLEEKLRYLQQQLQDETPRRQEAELQELEQKLEAGLSRHGLGPTAQSPGCSGTPGSPDEPPRPRSMAPGGWGMGPRAGEGPIISEQEMQKVSAGLEDLRREVSSLTARWHQEEGAVQEALRLLGGLGGRLDGFLGQWERAQREQAQTARGLQELRGRADELCTMVERSAVSVASLRSDLEGLGPVKPILEELGRQLQSSRRGSDLSMNLDRPPQGSCVRCARAVWYPMGVGIPRHRRNYPHCENQRIPDALQGQQLSTESLQQLLERALTPLVDEVKQKGLAPACPSCQRLHKKILPSPASPAAPTLLSPGAGAPGLGQTRQGRGPELHPSAGPRRSFAGQEPAADGQDEAGGEGGRSGLSTLEDVFPPRSTQQPAT, from the exons ATGGAACTAGCGACTAGCAAGGGTAAGGGTTGGGAGGCGGAACTGGAATGGGAAGGCAGGGCCCCCCGCCCTGGTGTCCTGACCCAGGAGAACTGCCGGAAGGTGACCCGGTCGGTGGAAGATGCTGAAATAAAAACCAACGTCCTGAAGCAGAACTCTGCCCTGCTGGAG GAGAAGCTGCGTTACCTCCAGCAGCAACTGCAGGATGAGACACCACGGAGGCAGGAGGCCGAGCTGCAGGAGCTGGAGCAGAAGCTGGAGGCTGGACTCTCTCGGCATGGCCTGGGCCCCACCGCCCAGTCCCCCGGCTGCTCTGGCACTCCAGGGAGTCCCGACGAACCCCCACGACCCCGCAGCATGGCCCCAGGTGGCTGGGGAATGGGGCCGCGAGCAGGGGAAGGCCCCATCATAAGCGAGCAGGAGATGCAGAAGGTCTCTGCGGGCCTTGAGGATCTGAG GAGGGAAGTGTCCTCGCTGACTGCCCGCTGGCATCAGGAGGAAGGGGCGGTGCAGGAGGCCCTGAGGCTGCTTGGGGGCCTGGGCGGCAGGCTCGACGGCTTCCTGGGCCAATGGGAGCGCGCGCAGCGCGAGCAGGCGCAGACGGCACGGGGCCTGCAGGAGCTGCGGGGACGCGCGGACGAGCTGTGCACCAT GGTGGAGCGATCAGCAGTGTCTGTGGCTTCACTGAGGAGCGACCTGGAGGGCCTGGGCCCAGTGAAACCTATTCTGGAGGAGCTAGGGCGGCAACTTCAGAGCTCTCGAAGAGGGTCTGACCTCTCCATGAACCTGGACCGGCCGCCCCAAGGCTCCTGTGTCCGCTGTGCCAG GGCTGTCTGGTACCCTATGGGAGTAGGAATCCCCAGGCATCGTAGGAACTACCCACACTGTGAAAATCAAAGGATACCTGATGCACT ccagGGGCAACAGCTGTCCACAGAGTCCCTGCAGCAGCTGCTGGAGCGAGCACTGACCCCACTAGTGGATGAAGTGAAGCAGAAGGGCCTGGCTCCCGCCTGCCCCAGCTGCCAGAGGCTACACAAGAAGATTCTG cccagtCCAGCAAGCCCAGCCGCGCCTACACTCCTCTCCCCAGGAGCTGGAGCGCCAGGCCTTGGCCAAACACGTCAGGGCAGAGGCCCTGAGCTCCACCCTTCGGCTGGCCCAAGACGAAGCTTTGCGGGCCAAGAACCTGCTGCTGACGGACAAGATGAAGCCGGA ggagaaggtggccgcTCTGGACTATCTACACTTGAAGATGTGTTCCCTCCACGATCAACTCAGCAACCTGCCACTTGA